Proteins found in one Geomonas subterranea genomic segment:
- a CDS encoding glycosyltransferase, which translates to MAVKASVVYLTKNGGELFKESLQAVLSQQADFEYEVVAIDSGSTDGTLEMLQAHPVVLHRIEPKDFNFGRTRDYGFEVAHGEIVVVISQDSVPVGSDWLANLVAPFDDPQVAVVQAMDVLPDWSDEQLFFWEKVRKFYYTRDCKMWMENNNNIGLSFTCCAIRRSVWARHPLGTVEMSEDKVFQQRVAAGGHKIVFQDKARSAHTHMYSVTSLAKRCENEGLGWRNVGVHYGFSDMIADMTDAEIWQTLRDGLAKSEVKRMAEVLFPFIRPFFIYKGNRFTRSYVK; encoded by the coding sequence ATGGCGGTGAAAGCCTCGGTAGTGTATCTCACCAAAAACGGCGGGGAGTTGTTCAAGGAGTCGCTGCAAGCGGTCTTGTCCCAGCAGGCGGATTTCGAGTACGAGGTCGTCGCCATCGATTCAGGTTCCACCGATGGCACCCTGGAGATGCTCCAGGCGCATCCGGTCGTGCTGCACAGGATCGAGCCAAAGGATTTCAACTTCGGGCGAACCCGCGATTACGGGTTCGAGGTGGCGCATGGCGAGATCGTCGTGGTCATATCCCAGGACTCCGTTCCGGTCGGTTCCGACTGGCTCGCCAACCTGGTGGCTCCGTTTGATGACCCTCAGGTGGCGGTGGTCCAGGCCATGGACGTCCTCCCCGACTGGAGCGACGAGCAGCTCTTCTTCTGGGAGAAGGTCCGCAAGTTCTACTACACGCGCGACTGCAAAATGTGGATGGAGAATAACAACAACATCGGGCTTTCATTCACCTGCTGCGCCATCAGGCGCTCGGTATGGGCAAGGCACCCCCTCGGCACCGTGGAGATGAGCGAGGACAAGGTGTTCCAGCAAAGGGTGGCGGCCGGCGGCCACAAGATCGTGTTCCAGGACAAGGCAAGGAGCGCCCACACCCACATGTACAGCGTCACCAGCCTGGCCAAGCGCTGCGAAAACGAGGGGCTTGGCTGGCGCAACGTAGGGGTGCACTACGGCTTCTCCGACATGATCGCGGACATGACCGACGCCGAAATCTGGCAGACGCTTCGCGACGGCCTGGCGAAGTCCGAGGTGAAACGGATGGCCGAGGTGCTCTTCCCCTTCATCCGCCCCTTCTTCATCTACAAAGGAAACAGGTTCACCAGGTCGTACGTAAAATAA
- a CDS encoding glycosyltransferase, with product MNVCLISQEYPPETNWGGIATYTQVLARQLAATGHRVHVISLADAEEYSKDDMGVTVHRVSRTPHSPIDLDAVPEVADLSHWTLSFSQRVYEKVLELHLAEPFEVIEAPETCAQALIVFKLLDGPAKVTRLHTPFFWVRHLNDMPEAPEHLVRDELEKLQTELSTAVTSPTHAMAEVVRQKWGTPDIAVIPNFFNLKVYTPDTSIYDQLLTGKEYLLFFGRLEYRKGAHLLAQALPKVLDAAPGLVAVLIGSDSIHNSVSMKQKLLAALAGYEERIVFIENIPHESLYPIIERSKFVVLPSLWENFPYACIEAMALGKTVVTSDSGGFPEIIDDGQEGILCPPNDSLQLQKAMLQCLAGTDLASIGAKAKEKVRVFDTAKVTARMLEFYAGLTTRGAGSTGLKVAYILRHIPVPSETFVINEIIAMQQEGLEVYPVSILPAQKCHETLMAKLNHEVYDIAQPEAHAHREDLLAAAQGVAAEAGIAPVLALQAALTAAHVLGNGIDHIHAHFATESALVAFITSRITGVPFSFTAHAYDIFMRDRKVIDEESPVQRLTLLTEAASKVVTISEYNKSYILGLIGERYRNKIEIVRCGIDPARFTFLERGDRGKVTFLSIGRFVEKKGHDYLLRAFAEVRRVVPESELRLLGDGYHRPAMMELAAQLGVADSVYFGGSVSSEVVIAEMERADVFVLHSVTGANGDREGIPVSIMEACATGLPVISTRHSGIPELVLDGVTGLLSDERDVAAFANHMIALCFAAPLRQRFGAAGKEVVLGKFNQGAEARKLAALLRSLAAPAAAGAGAKAADVDIIMPTYRPNLAFLKSAVESIRNQTFRNWKLYLVQDGEDVDLQPFVDSFNDGRIHYRAVPHQGKPAALNFAISCGTGKYIAYLDDDDVWYPNHLETMISHMEQTGKQFVHTDAHEVEVRIEEDRLVKLSSKPLNKGVLTDKTMWYISHINSAHSRSLLAKAGRYDEEKSFFIDWDMLQRLAALERPTHLKVATCEHYNYQNRQTKNISLVHKEDPGISAQKHKEMFKRAFTLLSADDFVEVVEEHQSLLWHLDQLKLKLAAAEREQANLAGSAALDGECCNELKAKLVEMEQKYCDLNKLVEDKERHIEALYDSLSWKVTAPLRWAYDMVRGK from the coding sequence ATGAATGTCTGTCTGATCTCACAAGAATATCCACCGGAAACCAACTGGGGCGGCATTGCCACCTACACCCAGGTGCTGGCGCGCCAACTGGCCGCCACGGGGCACCGGGTGCACGTCATCAGCCTCGCCGACGCGGAGGAATACAGCAAGGACGACATGGGCGTCACGGTGCACCGCGTCTCGCGCACCCCGCACTCCCCTATCGATCTTGACGCCGTACCGGAAGTGGCCGACCTGTCGCACTGGACCCTCTCCTTCAGCCAGCGGGTATATGAGAAGGTGCTGGAACTCCACCTCGCCGAACCGTTCGAGGTCATCGAGGCACCGGAAACCTGCGCCCAGGCCCTCATCGTCTTCAAGCTTTTGGACGGCCCGGCCAAGGTGACCCGCCTGCACACCCCGTTTTTCTGGGTCCGGCACCTGAACGACATGCCGGAGGCCCCGGAGCACCTGGTGCGGGATGAGCTGGAGAAGCTGCAAACGGAACTCTCGACGGCGGTGACCTCCCCCACCCACGCCATGGCGGAGGTGGTGCGGCAAAAGTGGGGCACGCCGGACATCGCGGTGATACCCAACTTCTTCAACCTCAAGGTCTACACCCCCGACACCTCGATTTACGACCAACTGCTGACCGGGAAAGAGTACCTGCTCTTCTTCGGCCGCCTGGAATACCGCAAGGGTGCACATCTCCTGGCACAAGCACTCCCCAAGGTGCTCGACGCCGCACCCGGCCTCGTGGCAGTGCTGATCGGCAGCGACTCCATTCACAACTCCGTCTCCATGAAGCAGAAACTTTTGGCGGCGCTGGCGGGATACGAAGAGAGGATCGTCTTCATCGAGAACATCCCGCACGAGAGCCTCTACCCGATCATCGAGAGGTCGAAGTTCGTGGTGCTTCCCTCGCTGTGGGAGAACTTCCCCTACGCCTGCATCGAGGCGATGGCGCTGGGCAAGACGGTGGTAACCTCCGATTCCGGCGGCTTCCCCGAGATCATCGACGACGGCCAGGAAGGGATCCTCTGCCCTCCCAACGACAGCCTGCAGTTGCAGAAGGCCATGCTTCAATGCCTCGCCGGGACGGACCTCGCCTCCATCGGGGCAAAAGCAAAGGAGAAGGTCCGGGTCTTCGACACCGCCAAGGTGACGGCGCGGATGCTGGAGTTCTACGCCGGCCTGACCACCCGGGGTGCCGGGAGCACCGGGCTCAAGGTGGCCTACATTCTGCGCCACATCCCGGTCCCTTCCGAGACCTTCGTCATCAACGAGATCATCGCCATGCAGCAGGAGGGGCTCGAGGTCTATCCCGTCTCTATCCTGCCGGCGCAAAAGTGCCATGAAACCCTGATGGCCAAGCTGAACCACGAGGTGTACGACATCGCGCAGCCCGAGGCGCACGCTCACCGGGAGGACCTCCTGGCCGCGGCGCAGGGTGTGGCAGCCGAAGCCGGCATTGCGCCCGTCCTGGCGCTGCAAGCGGCACTGACCGCGGCACACGTCCTGGGAAACGGCATCGATCACATCCACGCCCATTTCGCCACCGAGTCCGCGCTGGTCGCCTTCATCACCTCCAGGATCACCGGGGTCCCCTTCTCTTTCACGGCCCACGCCTACGACATCTTCATGCGGGACCGCAAAGTGATCGACGAAGAGAGCCCGGTACAAAGGCTCACGCTGCTGACGGAAGCCGCCAGCAAGGTGGTCACCATCTCGGAGTACAACAAGTCCTACATCCTCGGCCTGATCGGCGAACGGTACCGGAACAAGATCGAAATCGTGCGCTGCGGTATCGACCCGGCCCGGTTCACCTTCCTGGAGAGGGGCGACCGGGGCAAGGTGACCTTCCTGAGCATCGGCCGTTTCGTGGAAAAGAAAGGGCACGACTACCTGCTGCGGGCCTTCGCCGAGGTGCGGCGCGTCGTCCCCGAGAGCGAGCTGCGCCTGCTGGGGGACGGCTACCACCGTCCGGCCATGATGGAACTTGCCGCCCAGCTCGGCGTCGCCGACAGCGTCTATTTCGGCGGCTCGGTCTCCAGCGAGGTCGTCATCGCGGAAATGGAGCGGGCGGACGTTTTCGTGCTCCATTCGGTCACCGGCGCCAACGGCGACCGGGAGGGTATCCCGGTATCCATCATGGAGGCCTGCGCCACCGGCCTGCCGGTGATCTCGACCCGGCACTCCGGCATCCCGGAGCTGGTGCTGGACGGCGTGACCGGGCTTCTCTCCGATGAAAGGGACGTCGCCGCCTTCGCGAACCACATGATCGCCCTCTGCTTTGCCGCACCGCTACGGCAGAGGTTCGGCGCCGCGGGCAAAGAGGTCGTCCTCGGCAAGTTCAACCAGGGCGCCGAGGCGCGCAAGCTGGCGGCGCTGTTGCGCTCCCTCGCGGCGCCGGCTGCGGCAGGCGCCGGCGCGAAAGCGGCCGACGTAGACATCATCATGCCGACCTACCGCCCGAACCTCGCCTTCCTGAAAAGCGCAGTGGAAAGCATTCGCAACCAGACCTTCCGGAACTGGAAGCTGTACCTGGTGCAGGACGGCGAGGATGTCGACCTGCAGCCGTTCGTGGACAGCTTCAACGACGGCAGGATCCATTACCGCGCGGTGCCGCACCAGGGGAAACCGGCGGCTCTCAACTTCGCCATATCCTGCGGTACCGGGAAATATATCGCCTATCTCGACGACGACGACGTCTGGTATCCGAACCACCTGGAAACCATGATCTCCCACATGGAGCAGACCGGAAAACAGTTCGTGCACACCGACGCCCACGAGGTCGAGGTGAGGATCGAGGAAGACCGGCTGGTGAAGCTCTCCAGCAAGCCGCTGAACAAGGGGGTGCTGACCGACAAGACCATGTGGTACATAAGCCACATCAACTCGGCGCATTCGAGATCGCTCCTCGCCAAGGCGGGACGGTACGACGAAGAGAAAAGCTTCTTCATCGATTGGGACATGCTGCAGCGCCTGGCGGCCCTGGAACGGCCCACCCACCTGAAGGTGGCGACCTGCGAGCACTACAACTACCAGAACCGGCAGACCAAGAACATCAGCCTGGTACACAAGGAAGATCCGGGCATCTCGGCGCAAAAGCACAAGGAGATGTTCAAGCGGGCCTTCACCCTGCTTTCCGCGGATGACTTCGTGGAGGTGGTCGAAGAGCACCAGTCCCTGCTTTGGCACCTGGATCAGCTCAAGCTGAAGCTCGCCGCGGCCGAACGCGAACAGGCGAACCTCGCCGGGAGCGCGGCCCTCGACGGCGAGTGCTGCAACGAACTCAAGGCGAAACTGGTGGAAATGGAGCAGAAGTACTGCGACCTGAACAAGCTCGTCGAGGACAAGGAGCGCCACATCGAGGCCCTGTACGATTCGCTCAGTTGGAAGGTCACCGCGCCGCTCAGGTGGGCCTACGACATGGTAAGGGGTAAATGA
- a CDS encoding glycoside hydrolase family 99-like domain-containing protein, protein MKASVIICTYNRVGLLRDSIAAIQKQHFPAADFEIVVVDNNSSDDTRAVTEQAAASSEVAIKYIFEARQGLSFARNAGIENAAGEIVAFVDDDIDAEPGWLAAIVAAFADSKVACAGGPIRPVWPSERPVWLTDDWVPYLTVNEFDAARTTGSFTWPDTPWGANISFRKSVFDSIGLFPTNLGRIGNSLLSNEEVNICKKIAQAGLRIAFAPEAVIHHKIDPHRVTRQWFYHRTYWQGRSDAILDTSSQAGSYDGICLRLRRYLDIASKEGAGSFTARCARKIAIGYLFEFAFAGLQERSAPALRALCRYLDQLQTVPQQQAAATSLPEGASALCGKSILVIDYEVPQFDKYAGSRTTFMYLKLLTELGLKVYFLPDDFEQREPYSTALEDLGITVLQGEWYRENWQRWVLEHGRELHYVLFNRPNITVSYIDFIRAHTDSILLFQGHDLHYLRLSRKYEIDGDPETLKEAESYRQIEFEIIEKTDATLTYSDYERQVLADLLPGERIHAVPLFFYDDFPGERLSFACRKDIMFVGGCGHKPNLDAILWFAREIFPKILAEVPDMVLHVIGTYPPQEVKDLACDNIRIHGHVSEQDLEDFYRQIRMVVIPLRFGAGVKGKTVEALRNGVPMVSTAIGLEGIPGIGTVSRAADSTGDFAQAVVTQYRDQQGLELTSALYRAFAQSTFHSSGAKRTLAEILLGVPLKGRPVARKQEPEPAMPRLIAMYLPQYHPIPENDEWWGKGFTEWRNVAKAKPLFKGHYQPHVPADLSFYDLRLEESRIAQAELARQYGVHGFCYYHYWFNGRRLLETPLEAVLKSGKPNFPFCVCWANENWTRRWDGEEQHVLMKQDYSEEDDRNHIRDLIRYFRDPRYIRVNGKPMFLVYRTENIPDPAATARLWREEARAAGIGELYLVRVESIGTCDPASIGFDAALEFAPDWQKKGPRIMPEQEGKLPGLDLLNAVYKNNYVHRYDSLADEMMAKPDVRYKRFRCATPSWDNSARRQEGANIFVGSTPEKYRQWLEHVVSFTRRRFGGDERIAFVNAWNEWAEGNHLEPDQKFGRAYLEATRSALDGVYEVPVQPAAVQVEVDLSQYQHEVLALQQQLAAAQREKEELERTAALLQEQLAAKDELVAAREARIEDLLHSASWKVTEPLRKAYEVAQKMQGKK, encoded by the coding sequence ATGAAAGCATCGGTAATCATCTGTACTTACAACAGGGTGGGACTCCTGCGGGATTCCATCGCTGCCATTCAGAAGCAGCACTTCCCTGCAGCTGATTTTGAAATTGTGGTGGTCGACAACAACTCGTCCGACGACACCCGTGCGGTTACCGAACAGGCGGCAGCCTCCTCCGAGGTCGCCATCAAGTACATCTTCGAGGCACGGCAGGGGCTCTCCTTCGCCCGCAACGCCGGCATCGAGAACGCAGCGGGAGAGATCGTCGCCTTCGTCGACGACGACATCGACGCGGAACCGGGCTGGCTCGCGGCTATCGTGGCGGCCTTCGCAGACAGCAAGGTCGCCTGCGCGGGGGGGCCGATCCGGCCGGTCTGGCCCTCGGAGCGTCCGGTTTGGCTCACCGATGACTGGGTCCCCTACCTCACCGTCAACGAGTTCGACGCGGCCCGCACCACCGGCTCCTTCACCTGGCCCGACACACCCTGGGGCGCCAACATCTCTTTCAGAAAGAGCGTCTTCGACAGCATCGGACTCTTCCCCACCAACCTCGGGCGCATCGGCAACTCCCTGCTCTCCAACGAGGAAGTGAACATCTGCAAGAAGATCGCGCAGGCGGGGTTGCGCATCGCCTTCGCCCCGGAAGCGGTCATCCACCACAAGATCGATCCGCACCGGGTCACCAGGCAGTGGTTTTATCACCGCACCTACTGGCAGGGAAGATCCGACGCCATCCTGGACACCTCTTCGCAGGCGGGGAGCTACGACGGCATCTGCCTTCGCCTGCGCCGCTACCTCGACATCGCCTCCAAGGAAGGGGCCGGCTCCTTCACGGCCCGCTGCGCCAGGAAGATCGCCATCGGCTACCTGTTCGAATTCGCCTTTGCCGGGCTCCAGGAGCGGAGCGCCCCGGCGCTCAGGGCGCTCTGCCGCTACCTGGACCAGTTGCAGACGGTTCCGCAACAGCAGGCGGCTGCCACGTCGCTGCCGGAGGGCGCCTCCGCCCTGTGCGGCAAGTCCATCCTGGTGATCGACTACGAGGTGCCCCAGTTCGACAAGTACGCGGGGTCGCGCACCACCTTCATGTACCTGAAGCTCCTCACGGAGCTGGGACTCAAGGTGTACTTCCTGCCGGACGACTTCGAGCAGCGAGAACCGTACTCGACGGCGCTCGAGGATCTGGGCATCACCGTCCTGCAGGGGGAGTGGTACCGCGAGAACTGGCAGCGCTGGGTCCTCGAGCATGGCCGCGAGCTGCATTACGTCCTCTTCAATCGCCCCAACATCACCGTCTCGTACATCGACTTCATCAGGGCCCATACCGACAGCATCCTCCTGTTCCAGGGGCACGACCTGCACTATCTGCGGCTGTCTAGGAAGTATGAGATCGACGGTGACCCGGAGACGCTGAAGGAAGCGGAAAGCTACCGCCAGATCGAGTTCGAGATCATCGAGAAGACCGACGCCACGCTGACCTACAGCGACTACGAGCGGCAGGTCCTCGCCGACCTGCTCCCCGGGGAAAGGATCCACGCAGTCCCCCTCTTCTTCTACGATGACTTCCCCGGAGAGCGCCTGAGCTTTGCCTGCCGCAAAGACATCATGTTCGTCGGGGGGTGCGGTCACAAGCCCAACCTTGACGCGATCCTCTGGTTCGCGCGCGAGATCTTCCCCAAGATCCTCGCCGAAGTTCCCGACATGGTGCTGCACGTCATAGGGACCTACCCTCCCCAGGAGGTGAAGGACCTGGCCTGCGACAACATCCGCATCCACGGCCACGTAAGCGAGCAGGATCTCGAGGATTTCTACCGTCAGATCCGGATGGTCGTGATCCCCCTGCGCTTCGGCGCCGGAGTGAAGGGAAAGACAGTGGAGGCGCTGCGAAACGGTGTGCCGATGGTGTCGACTGCAATCGGCCTGGAGGGTATCCCGGGCATCGGCACCGTGAGCCGGGCGGCCGACAGCACCGGGGATTTTGCGCAGGCGGTGGTCACACAATACCGGGACCAGCAGGGTCTTGAGCTGACCAGTGCGCTGTACCGCGCCTTCGCCCAAAGCACCTTCCATTCCTCCGGGGCGAAGCGGACGCTGGCGGAAATTCTGCTGGGGGTGCCGCTCAAGGGGCGCCCAGTCGCCCGCAAACAGGAACCGGAGCCAGCCATGCCGCGCCTTATCGCGATGTATCTGCCCCAGTACCACCCGATCCCGGAAAACGACGAGTGGTGGGGCAAAGGCTTCACCGAGTGGCGCAACGTCGCCAAGGCCAAGCCGCTCTTCAAGGGACACTACCAGCCGCATGTCCCCGCGGACCTGAGCTTCTACGACCTGCGCCTGGAAGAATCCCGCATTGCCCAGGCGGAGCTCGCCCGGCAGTACGGCGTGCATGGCTTCTGCTACTACCACTACTGGTTCAACGGTAGAAGACTTCTGGAAACACCGCTCGAAGCGGTGCTGAAGTCAGGCAAGCCCAACTTCCCGTTCTGCGTCTGCTGGGCGAATGAGAACTGGACCCGGCGCTGGGACGGCGAAGAGCAGCACGTCCTGATGAAGCAGGACTACAGCGAAGAGGATGACCGCAACCACATCCGGGACCTCATCCGCTATTTCAGGGATCCGCGGTATATCAGGGTGAACGGTAAGCCCATGTTCCTGGTCTACCGCACCGAGAACATACCCGATCCCGCCGCTACCGCGCGCCTCTGGCGCGAGGAAGCCCGTGCCGCCGGCATCGGCGAACTGTACCTGGTGCGCGTGGAGAGCATCGGAACCTGCGATCCCGCCTCAATCGGTTTCGATGCCGCCTTGGAGTTTGCCCCCGACTGGCAGAAGAAGGGTCCCCGCATCATGCCGGAGCAGGAGGGAAAGCTGCCGGGCCTGGATCTGCTCAACGCGGTCTACAAGAACAACTACGTGCACCGCTACGATAGCCTGGCCGACGAGATGATGGCGAAGCCGGACGTGCGCTACAAGAGGTTCCGCTGTGCCACCCCGTCGTGGGACAACTCGGCGCGGCGCCAGGAAGGCGCCAACATCTTCGTGGGTTCCACGCCGGAGAAATACCGCCAGTGGCTGGAGCACGTCGTTTCCTTTACCAGGCGGCGCTTCGGCGGCGACGAGCGGATAGCCTTCGTCAACGCCTGGAACGAGTGGGCCGAAGGAAACCACCTGGAACCGGACCAAAAGTTCGGCAGGGCCTACCTGGAAGCCACCAGGAGTGCACTGGATGGGGTTTATGAAGTACCCGTGCAGCCAGCCGCGGTGCAGGTGGAGGTAGATCTCTCCCAGTACCAGCACGAGGTTCTCGCCCTGCAGCAGCAACTGGCAGCGGCGCAAAGGGAGAAAGAGGAACTGGAGAGAACCGCGGCGCTGTTACAGGAACAGTTGGCGGCAAAGGACGAGTTGGTCGCGGCGCGGGAAGCGCGCATAGAGGACCTCCTGCACTCGGCCAGTTGGAAGGTGACCGAGCCGCTCAGAAAGGCGTACGAAGTAGCGCAGAAGATGCAGGGGAAGAAATGA
- a CDS encoding alginate O-acetyltransferase AlgX-related protein: MTRHLLATALLVVVGLWCCLSYAADSATSVAAGQTVIEGVLTQVSKLPKAESNPYPDCYYTAVIEIKNILSGRSIPRKVVLVLPGFFARQYAPEAHFKTGDMVRATVVPFASMPDKVRQTQQADEVEDVDLEFFFPQRITATSALTSAEHQPSFAVKSPGKREAATGRKRDDNAARQRRERIKKDLEEINALLLAHGGDWNEWYKSVEKYRNEYWAQFQSNPGKWIGDSFFGIGELPLGTVYSPDFVRSLVAFKNYLSARNVDLIVLRVPYKGEITDDIFSALPKGEIPNPYLLRMYKELLEADVEIVTDIIPRAKASRFKFPLMYWYSDRPERHPAEGMAWVAAEAIAERVKRYDSIAATPPAKLHLKEVSTGMDLNSFLWATEKCNPFWPKGNSKFNSADYISFRGVYTDDDKPLGRRTGSESPILLVGSSFTEYPSLKLGGNITSYLAYLTGIVPDMLYRAGSDASIPRMLAREGDAFLEKRTVCIFPMVPMVTSNALDLPPVVDPAKAPRTAVASYQGDALNGVIKLRNATQDAIGAFSADGGLILKAREAKAREEAEFVLQLPKLDGFSFFILEIESQPGDAPTIKGIYSNQSDTVHKSYSQSERTDTLAFRVTSEKAVTLSLTNIRSDIPTKIIRITVFGVK; this comes from the coding sequence ATGACACGACACCTTCTTGCCACCGCGCTGCTTGTCGTCGTCGGTTTGTGGTGCTGTCTGTCCTATGCCGCGGATAGCGCCACCTCGGTCGCCGCCGGGCAGACGGTTATAGAAGGAGTTCTCACCCAGGTCTCGAAGCTGCCCAAAGCAGAGAGCAACCCGTACCCCGACTGCTACTACACGGCTGTCATAGAGATCAAGAACATCCTATCCGGCCGAAGCATTCCGAGAAAGGTAGTTCTCGTACTGCCCGGTTTCTTCGCCAGGCAGTACGCCCCTGAAGCTCATTTCAAGACCGGAGACATGGTCCGCGCGACTGTAGTTCCATTTGCATCGATGCCCGACAAGGTGAGGCAAACACAGCAGGCAGATGAAGTCGAGGACGTGGATCTCGAATTCTTTTTCCCCCAGCGCATCACAGCGACCAGCGCGTTGACCTCGGCTGAGCATCAACCGTCCTTTGCGGTAAAAAGCCCCGGCAAACGTGAAGCAGCCACCGGCAGAAAGCGTGATGACAATGCCGCAAGGCAGAGAAGAGAACGGATCAAAAAAGATCTAGAGGAAATCAACGCGCTCCTCCTAGCCCATGGGGGAGACTGGAACGAGTGGTACAAGTCGGTTGAAAAGTACAGGAATGAGTACTGGGCGCAGTTTCAGTCAAATCCCGGAAAATGGATTGGCGACAGCTTCTTTGGCATCGGAGAGTTGCCTTTAGGCACCGTTTACTCCCCCGATTTCGTCAGATCCCTCGTCGCCTTCAAGAACTACCTTTCTGCCCGCAACGTGGATCTGATAGTCCTGCGCGTCCCCTACAAAGGAGAAATTACGGATGATATCTTTTCCGCCCTTCCCAAAGGAGAGATACCGAATCCGTACCTTTTGCGGATGTATAAGGAGCTTCTTGAAGCCGATGTCGAGATAGTCACCGACATCATTCCCCGGGCGAAGGCTTCCCGTTTCAAGTTTCCGCTGATGTACTGGTACTCGGACCGGCCCGAAAGACATCCGGCAGAAGGGATGGCTTGGGTAGCGGCAGAAGCGATCGCGGAACGGGTTAAGCGTTATGACAGCATCGCGGCAACTCCTCCAGCCAAACTGCACCTAAAAGAAGTCTCAACCGGCATGGACCTCAACAGCTTCCTCTGGGCGACTGAGAAGTGCAACCCGTTCTGGCCCAAGGGCAACTCCAAATTCAATTCAGCCGACTACATATCCTTCCGCGGAGTCTACACGGATGACGACAAACCTTTAGGCAGGAGAACAGGTTCTGAGTCACCCATCCTGCTTGTCGGCTCTTCATTCACGGAGTACCCGTCGCTGAAACTTGGCGGAAACATCACCTCTTACCTTGCGTATCTCACAGGTATTGTTCCTGACATGCTGTACAGGGCAGGTTCTGATGCCAGCATCCCCCGGATGCTGGCGCGCGAAGGAGACGCTTTTCTGGAGAAGCGGACCGTCTGCATCTTCCCAATGGTCCCGATGGTAACCTCCAATGCCTTGGATCTTCCTCCAGTTGTCGATCCGGCGAAAGCACCGCGCACGGCTGTCGCTTCCTATCAAGGGGATGCACTCAACGGAGTCATCAAACTGAGGAATGCAACTCAGGATGCTATCGGCGCTTTCTCTGCAGACGGAGGACTCATTTTGAAGGCTCGTGAGGCCAAGGCGCGCGAAGAAGCAGAATTCGTGTTGCAGTTGCCCAAGTTGGATGGTTTCAGCTTCTTCATACTCGAAATAGAAAGTCAGCCCGGCGACGCTCCGACCATCAAGGGGATCTACTCCAATCAATCGGATACGGTTCACAAGAGCTACTCACAGTCGGAAAGAACAGACACCTTGGCATTTAGGGTTACTTCTGAAAAGGCCGTCACGCTCAGCCTCACCAATATTCGTTCAGACATTCCAACCAAGATAATCAGAATCACCGTTTTTGGTGTCAAGTAA